One Deinococcus grandis DNA window includes the following coding sequences:
- a CDS encoding ATP-binding protein: MSLTAAELQTYLHALVRGDLKLATMIWGPPGVGKSSVVAQVAAAHGLDFVDVRLSQLAPTDLRGLPVPESDGQGGGVSRWYPPEFLPRSGRGILFLDEVNMAPPTMQGMAQQLILDRRVGSYELPDGWFVWAAGNRKEDRASVFDMPAPLANRFLHLTVRPDFDSWRAYALGRNLHEHVIAFLTFRPELLHRLDPQQPAWPSPRAWEMASRLHRAGLDATPAIGEAAGAEFSAFVRLYEQLPDLGIVLEGRGAGLRLPDEPSVRYAAVVGLAARASTADEAYHAFTWLADSAGPEWLQLYVATLVSKFQAIGQLADLAELVGRDERLATLVQTTLSLTESA; this comes from the coding sequence GTGAGCCTGACTGCTGCCGAACTTCAGACGTACCTGCACGCCCTCGTCCGCGGGGACCTGAAACTCGCCACGATGATCTGGGGCCCCCCCGGCGTGGGCAAGAGCAGCGTCGTGGCGCAGGTCGCCGCCGCGCACGGCCTGGACTTCGTGGACGTGCGCCTGTCGCAGCTGGCCCCCACCGACCTGCGCGGCCTGCCCGTCCCCGAGAGCGACGGCCAGGGGGGCGGCGTGAGCCGCTGGTACCCCCCGGAATTCCTGCCCCGCAGCGGGCGCGGCATCCTGTTCCTGGACGAGGTGAACATGGCCCCGCCCACCATGCAGGGCATGGCGCAGCAGCTGATCCTCGACCGCCGGGTGGGCAGCTACGAACTCCCGGACGGGTGGTTCGTGTGGGCCGCCGGGAACCGCAAGGAGGACCGCGCCAGCGTGTTCGACATGCCCGCCCCCCTCGCCAACCGCTTCCTGCACCTGACGGTCCGCCCGGACTTCGACTCCTGGCGCGCCTACGCCCTGGGCCGGAACCTGCACGAGCACGTCATCGCGTTCCTGACGTTCCGCCCGGAACTCCTGCACCGCCTCGACCCGCAGCAGCCCGCGTGGCCCAGCCCCCGCGCCTGGGAGATGGCCTCCCGCCTGCACCGCGCCGGACTGGACGCCACGCCCGCCATCGGCGAGGCCGCCGGGGCCGAATTCAGCGCGTTCGTGCGCCTGTACGAGCAGCTGCCCGACCTGGGCATCGTCCTGGAGGGCCGGGGCGCGGGCCTGCGCCTGCCGGACGAACCCAGCGTCCGCTACGCCGCCGTCGTCGGCCTCGCCGCGCGCGCCAGCACCGCCGACGAGGCGTACCACGCCTTCACGTGGCTCGCCGACAGCGCCGGACCCGAATGGCTGCAGCTGTACGTCGCCACCCTCGTCAGCAAATTCCAGGCCATCGGGCAACTCGCGGACCTCGCGGAACTCGTCGGCCGGGACGAACGCCTCGCGACGCTCGTGCAGACCACGCTGAGCCTCACGGAAAGCGCGTGA
- a CDS encoding vWA domain-containing protein, whose protein sequence is MTTPVPVTPEFQRLISGSRLRLRGRSAFFATLLLHAEFVPSREVAAAGTDGERVYVNPEVAATLPPDVLDGLLLHEVLHAALSHVERRGPREKKRWNKAADLIVNGMVSAAGLPTPPQSRRDEHLERLSVEEVYTSIEAEAEGDGNDEGDDLLDGPPSDAPPRGQKPGQAGQTQRQWQQALAQARSVEAMSGKGDDPLGEHRELQRLAPARLDWRAHLWRFLARTPVDFGGFDRRFVGRGLYLEALDDESLTALIAVDTSGSVDDDAVRALVGEVQGVLGAYPHVRATLYYADTEAYGPHDLTPGGEIPPPQGGGGTDFRPIFRLLDEHEPDVLIYLTDGYGDFPEQAPRVSTLWIVPPGGLEDEGFPFGEVLRLEEHT, encoded by the coding sequence ATGACCACTCCCGTTCCGGTCACCCCTGAGTTCCAGCGCCTGATCTCCGGCTCCCGGTTGCGGCTGCGGGGACGGTCGGCGTTCTTCGCGACGCTGCTGCTGCACGCGGAGTTCGTGCCGTCGCGGGAGGTCGCGGCGGCGGGCACGGACGGCGAGCGGGTGTACGTGAACCCGGAAGTCGCCGCGACCCTGCCGCCGGACGTGCTGGACGGGCTGCTGCTGCACGAGGTGCTGCACGCGGCGCTGTCGCACGTGGAGCGGCGCGGCCCGCGTGAGAAGAAACGCTGGAACAAGGCCGCGGACCTGATCGTGAACGGCATGGTGTCGGCGGCGGGGCTGCCCACGCCGCCGCAGTCGCGGCGGGACGAGCACCTGGAACGCCTGAGCGTCGAGGAGGTGTACACGTCCATCGAGGCCGAAGCCGAGGGGGACGGCAACGACGAGGGGGACGACCTGCTGGACGGGCCGCCCAGTGACGCGCCGCCACGCGGGCAGAAGCCGGGGCAGGCGGGGCAGACGCAGCGGCAGTGGCAGCAGGCGCTGGCGCAGGCGCGCAGCGTGGAGGCGATGAGCGGCAAGGGCGACGACCCGCTGGGCGAGCACCGCGAGTTGCAGCGCCTCGCCCCGGCGCGACTGGACTGGCGCGCGCACCTGTGGCGCTTCCTGGCGCGCACCCCGGTGGATTTCGGGGGGTTCGACCGGCGGTTCGTGGGGCGCGGCCTGTACCTGGAGGCGCTGGACGACGAGTCCCTGACCGCGCTGATCGCGGTGGATACGTCCGGCAGCGTGGACGACGACGCGGTGCGGGCGCTGGTGGGCGAGGTGCAGGGCGTGCTGGGCGCGTACCCGCACGTCCGCGCGACCCTGTACTACGCGGACACCGAGGCGTACGGCCCGCACGACCTGACGCCCGGCGGCGAGATCCCCCCACCGCAGGGGGGCGGCGGCACCGACTTCCGCCCGATCTTCCGGCTGCTGGACGAGCATGAACCGGACGTCCTGATCTACCTGACCGACGGCTACGGGGACTTCCCCGAGCAGGCGCCGCGCGTCTCCACCCTGTGGATCGTGCCGCCCGGCGGCCTGGAGGACGAGGGCTTCCCCTTCGGTGAGGTGCTGCGCCTGGAGGAACACACGTGA
- the nudC gene encoding NAD(+) diphosphatase, translating to MIATSRPDGFEVALTLTPEAGSVWFVFDGPKLVLRADRSLPTGEAPLPVVDVTPLGTLRGTSYLAAGLEGDLPDGFQSIPVRSGFGRLPEHHMGLAGYAAQVIEFARTHRYCGRCATPLSDAAHERSRRCPNCGLTVYPRVAPVAMVLIRRGQGRDTELLLARSPHFPPGMYSALAGFVEPSETLEAAARREVQEEVGVQIRDLRYQFSQPWPFPHSLMLGFTAEYAGGDITPQPGEIDDARWFPVTDLPTLPAAFSIARALIDGAVAGALEEVGSGK from the coding sequence ATGATCGCCACCAGTCGCCCGGACGGCTTCGAGGTCGCCCTGACGCTGACCCCGGAGGCGGGGTCGGTGTGGTTCGTGTTCGACGGGCCAAAACTCGTCCTGCGCGCGGACCGCAGCCTTCCGACGGGCGAGGCTCCTCTGCCCGTGGTGGACGTGACGCCGCTGGGCACCCTGCGCGGCACGTCGTATCTGGCGGCCGGGCTGGAAGGTGACCTGCCCGACGGGTTCCAGTCGATCCCAGTCCGATCCGGCTTCGGCCGTCTGCCGGAGCACCACATGGGGCTGGCCGGGTACGCCGCGCAGGTCATCGAGTTCGCGCGCACGCACCGCTACTGCGGCCGCTGCGCCACGCCCCTGAGTGACGCCGCGCATGAACGCTCGCGCCGCTGCCCGAACTGCGGACTGACGGTGTACCCGCGCGTGGCCCCCGTCGCGATGGTGCTGATCCGGCGCGGGCAGGGCCGGGACACCGAACTGCTGCTGGCCCGCAGCCCGCACTTCCCGCCCGGCATGTACTCCGCGCTGGCGGGCTTCGTGGAACCCTCCGAGACCCTGGAGGCCGCCGCCCGGCGCGAGGTGCAGGAGGAAGTCGGCGTGCAGATCCGTGACCTGCGGTACCAGTTCAGTCAGCCGTGGCCGTTCCCGCACTCGCTGATGCTGGGCTTCACCGCCGAGTATGCCGGGGGCGACATCACCCCGCAACCCGGCGAGATCGACGACGCCCGCTGGTTCCCCGTCACCGACCTGCCCACGCTGCCCGCCGCGTTCAGCATCGCGCGGGCACTGATCGACGGGGCGGTGGCGGGCGCGCTGGAGGAAGTGGGGAGTGGAAAGTAG
- a CDS encoding NUDIX domain-containing protein, whose product MTDIRLPLGGVKFSVRAVILCTRGDTLLTNCGPGEHGSGFHFLPGGAVRTDEAAAQAAAREWHEETGLTADALRLVGVVESFFGPPGRREHEIGFCYHLPAPPDLPDGTFTVQDNPDVQCQWVPFDRIEATPVYPLVIRDLLRVPPGEVRHILNREA is encoded by the coding sequence GTGACGGACATCCGCCTGCCCCTGGGGGGCGTGAAGTTCAGCGTGCGGGCCGTGATCCTCTGCACGCGCGGGGACACGCTCCTGACGAACTGCGGGCCCGGCGAGCACGGCAGCGGCTTTCATTTTCTGCCGGGCGGCGCGGTCAGGACGGACGAGGCTGCCGCGCAGGCCGCCGCGCGCGAATGGCACGAGGAGACCGGCCTCACCGCAGACGCGCTGCGGCTGGTCGGGGTCGTCGAGAGCTTCTTCGGCCCGCCGGGGCGGCGCGAGCACGAGATCGGCTTCTGCTACCACCTGCCCGCCCCACCCGATCTGCCGGACGGGACGTTCACCGTGCAGGACAACCCGGACGTACAGTGTCAGTGGGTGCCCTTCGACCGGATCGAGGCGACCCCGGTGTACCCGCTGGTCATCCGGGACCTGCTGCGCGTCCCGCCGGGCGAGGTGCGGCACATCCTCAACCGCGAAGCGTAG
- a CDS encoding B12-binding domain-containing radical SAM protein yields MSYWRTTIKPLLDDETGTIYKQAPVRVTLAFPNRYSVGMASLGYQVIYRMFNQEEGVACERAFLPDDVDAFERTGQALPTVESGRDAGDCNLFALSVSFELDLTNIIRTLDVAGLRPLREERDDSDAIVMIGGPFTSSNPYPLTPFADIIVIGDGEQIVPVISEALREATSREDFYDLIDGMPGIFLPARHVHEPKWATAPKELLPAYSQIVTPHSELSNMFLVEAQRGCPRPCTFCLARTMYGPNRNNQAQELLDTIPDWVEKVGLVGAALSDFPHTKFVGRTLTDRGIKLGVSSIRADTVDAELAEILKAGGLRTFTVASDAPSERLRRWLKKGITTEDLTKTAHISRDLGFKGVKVYMMIGLGPENDDDITELIEFTKDLAKINRIALGISPFVPKRHTPHFADPFAGVQTIEKRMKRIQKELRTTAELRNVSAKWAWVESVIARGGPEVGMAAYQIYRNESIGAWKKVLEEVGWSDEFEANTPSIGLPPGQYESRDVSAHAQGLAI; encoded by the coding sequence TTGAGCTACTGGCGCACGACCATCAAACCCCTGCTGGACGACGAGACCGGCACGATCTACAAGCAGGCCCCCGTCCGCGTGACCCTGGCCTTCCCGAACCGCTACTCCGTGGGCATGGCCTCGCTGGGCTACCAGGTCATCTACCGCATGTTCAACCAGGAAGAGGGCGTCGCCTGCGAACGCGCGTTCCTGCCCGACGACGTGGACGCCTTCGAACGCACCGGTCAGGCCCTCCCCACCGTCGAGTCCGGGCGGGACGCCGGGGACTGCAACCTCTTCGCGCTGAGCGTGTCGTTCGAACTGGACCTGACGAACATCATCCGCACGCTGGACGTCGCGGGCCTGCGCCCCCTGCGCGAGGAACGGGACGACAGCGACGCCATCGTCATGATCGGCGGGCCGTTCACGAGCAGTAACCCCTACCCCCTGACGCCCTTCGCGGACATCATCGTCATCGGGGACGGCGAGCAGATCGTGCCCGTCATCAGCGAGGCCCTGCGCGAGGCGACGAGCCGCGAGGACTTCTACGACCTGATCGATGGGATGCCCGGCATCTTCCTGCCCGCGCGGCACGTCCACGAACCCAAGTGGGCCACCGCGCCCAAGGAACTGCTGCCCGCGTACAGTCAGATCGTCACGCCGCACAGCGAACTGAGCAACATGTTCCTCGTCGAAGCCCAGCGCGGCTGCCCGCGCCCCTGCACGTTCTGCCTCGCGCGGACCATGTACGGCCCGAATCGCAACAACCAGGCGCAGGAACTGCTGGACACCATCCCCGACTGGGTCGAGAAGGTCGGCCTGGTCGGCGCGGCCCTCAGCGACTTCCCGCACACCAAGTTCGTGGGCCGCACCCTGACCGACCGTGGCATCAAGCTGGGCGTCAGCTCCATCCGCGCCGACACCGTCGACGCCGAACTGGCCGAGATCCTCAAGGCGGGCGGCCTGCGCACCTTCACCGTCGCGAGCGACGCGCCCAGCGAACGCCTGCGCCGCTGGCTGAAGAAGGGCATCACCACCGAGGACCTCACCAAGACCGCGCACATCAGCCGCGACCTGGGCTTCAAGGGCGTCAAGGTGTACATGATGATCGGCCTCGGCCCCGAGAACGACGACGACATCACCGAACTGATCGAGTTCACCAAGGACCTCGCGAAGATCAACCGCATCGCGCTGGGCATCAGCCCGTTCGTGCCCAAACGCCACACGCCGCACTTCGCCGACCCCTTCGCGGGCGTGCAGACCATCGAGAAGCGCATGAAGCGCATCCAGAAGGAACTGCGCACCACCGCCGAACTCCGCAACGTGTCCGCCAAGTGGGCCTGGGTGGAAAGCGTCATCGCGCGCGGCGGCCCCGAGGTCGGCATGGCCGCCTACCAGATCTACCGGAACGAGAGCATCGGCGCGTGGAAGAAAGTCCTGGAGGAAGTCGGCTGGAGCGACGAATTCGAGGCGAACACCCCCAGCATCGGCCTGCCGCCCGGCCAGTACGAGAGCAGGGACGTCAGCGCCCACGCCCAGGGCCTCGCCATCTGA
- a CDS encoding KH domain-containing protein: MKSDPVDLTLFLAQSVVDQPSLVRVSKRGPTVMVRVGPGEEGRLIGRQGRVIQAIRTLVRAASDPRERLNVDLDAPRKA; the protein is encoded by the coding sequence ATGAAGAGTGATCCCGTGGATCTGACCCTGTTCCTGGCGCAGAGCGTGGTGGACCAGCCGTCGCTGGTGCGCGTCTCGAAGCGCGGCCCGACCGTGATGGTGCGCGTCGGCCCCGGCGAGGAGGGCCGCCTGATCGGCCGTCAGGGGCGCGTGATCCAGGCGATCCGCACGCTCGTGCGCGCCGCGTCGGACCCGCGCGAACGGCTGAACGTCGACCTGGACGCGCCCAGAAAAGCGTGA
- the rimM gene encoding ribosome maturation factor RimM (Essential for efficient processing of 16S rRNA): MTGGQDRTRLGYFLGPHGVKGGVKVYVLGDQEQFRALKRVFVEGRGWLRVARLEMLAPGVALHLAGVTSREAAEELRGLNVFAADDELPEPEEGVYYYHELRGLTLHGAGGEVLGEVVDVEDAGHQDLLVVRHEGGESFVPLQAPYVLVNLNDRRRPASLALSADAPAGLLEADAPEVGGDDA, translated from the coding sequence GTGACGGGCGGGCAGGACCGGACGCGGCTCGGGTATTTCCTCGGGCCGCATGGCGTGAAGGGTGGCGTGAAGGTGTACGTGCTGGGTGACCAGGAGCAGTTCCGGGCGCTGAAGCGGGTGTTCGTGGAGGGGCGCGGCTGGCTGCGTGTCGCGCGGCTGGAGATGCTCGCGCCGGGCGTGGCCCTGCACCTGGCGGGCGTGACGTCGCGCGAGGCGGCGGAGGAGTTGCGTGGCCTGAACGTGTTCGCGGCGGACGACGAGCTGCCCGAGCCCGAGGAGGGCGTGTACTACTACCACGAGCTGCGCGGCCTGACCCTGCACGGCGCGGGTGGCGAGGTGCTGGGCGAGGTCGTGGACGTGGAGGACGCCGGGCATCAGGACCTGCTGGTCGTGCGGCACGAGGGCGGCGAGTCGTTCGTGCCCCTTCAGGCGCCGTACGTGCTGGTGAACCTGAACGACCGCAGGCGCCCGGCGTCGCTGGCGCTCTCCGCGGACGCCCCGGCGGGTCTGCTGGAGGCGGATGCCCCTGAGGTCGGCGGCGATGACGCCTGA
- the trmD gene encoding tRNA (guanosine(37)-N1)-methyltransferase TrmD, which yields MTPEPTPDGPLTFSFLTLFPELLAPFASEAILGKARERGLVDVNLVNMRDYSQNKHLKVDDTPYGGGAGMVIRVDVAERAMASLPPADEVILFSPAGQPFTQAVAEELAGKAHLVFLCGRYEGFDARVEGLVTRELSIGDFVMMGGEAAAACVLEAVARLRPGVLGDADSHRADSFSSGLLDYPEYTRPLAWQSQEVPEVLRGGNHAAIAAWRREQALRRTLTRRPDLLASAPLTPQDSATLLTLGATPDDLTGWGAPPPPPPKKPNRKKKPIGTPSGT from the coding sequence ATGACGCCTGAGCCCACCCCGGACGGCCCACTGACCTTCTCGTTTCTGACGCTGTTCCCCGAGTTGCTGGCGCCCTTCGCGTCCGAGGCGATCCTCGGGAAGGCCCGCGAGCGGGGGTTGGTGGACGTGAACCTCGTGAACATGCGGGACTACTCGCAGAACAAACACCTGAAGGTGGACGACACGCCGTACGGGGGCGGGGCGGGCATGGTGATCCGCGTGGACGTCGCCGAGCGCGCCATGGCCAGCCTGCCGCCTGCCGACGAGGTAATCCTGTTCAGTCCGGCCGGGCAGCCGTTCACCCAAGCGGTCGCGGAGGAACTGGCCGGGAAGGCGCACCTCGTGTTCCTGTGCGGCCGCTACGAGGGCTTCGACGCCCGCGTTGAGGGGCTGGTCACGCGCGAACTGAGCATCGGGGACTTCGTGATGATGGGCGGCGAGGCGGCCGCCGCGTGCGTGCTGGAGGCCGTGGCCCGCCTGCGGCCCGGTGTGCTGGGCGACGCGGACTCGCACCGGGCCGATTCGTTCAGTTCGGGCCTGCTGGACTACCCCGAGTACACGCGGCCCCTGGCGTGGCAGTCGCAGGAGGTGCCGGAGGTGCTGCGCGGCGGGAACCACGCGGCCATCGCAGCGTGGCGGCGTGAGCAGGCGCTCAGGCGTACGCTAACCCGCCGCCCGGACCTGCTCGCCTCGGCCCCGCTGACCCCGCAGGACAGCGCCACGCTGCTGACCCTGGGGGCCACCCCGGACGACCTGACGGGCTGGGGCGCGCCCCCACCGCCGCCACCGAAGAAGCCGAACCGCAAGAAAAAACCGATTGGGACGCCCTCCGGAACGTGA
- a CDS encoding LON peptidase substrate-binding domain-containing protein translates to MRVPLFPLPNLVLFPGVVLPLYVFEPRYRTLLADVQASGQPFGIVRILQTSKESDLPFQDRVSRVGTLAHLRHADPHEDGTSTIIIAGGDRFQVQDFHTDHPYLSADVTLWPLEAEGDLSPAEAEGAAQATARELLSALLRLNPENTEALRAAAPEDPLLIASFAASVLPLSPESREDALRARTLLDRLDHLLGQVPTTAKTLN, encoded by the coding sequence ATGCGCGTTCCGCTGTTTCCCCTGCCGAATCTGGTGCTGTTCCCGGGCGTGGTGCTGCCGCTGTACGTGTTCGAACCCCGGTACCGCACGCTGCTGGCGGACGTGCAGGCCAGCGGGCAGCCGTTCGGGATCGTGCGCATCCTGCAGACGTCCAAGGAGTCGGATCTGCCGTTCCAGGACCGGGTGTCGCGCGTGGGTACCCTGGCGCACCTGCGGCACGCCGATCCGCACGAGGACGGCACGAGCACGATCATCATCGCGGGCGGCGACCGCTTCCAGGTGCAGGACTTCCACACGGACCACCCGTACCTGAGCGCCGACGTGACCCTGTGGCCGCTGGAGGCTGAAGGTGACCTGAGCCCCGCCGAGGCCGAGGGGGCGGCGCAGGCCACCGCCCGTGAACTCCTGTCGGCCCTGCTGCGCCTGAACCCGGAGAACACCGAGGCTCTGCGCGCCGCCGCCCCGGAGGACCCCCTCCTGATCGCCAGTTTCGCCGCGAGCGTCCTGCCGCTGAGCCCTGAATCGCGCGAGGACGCCCTGCGTGCCCGGACGCTGCTGGACCGGCTGGACCACCTGCTGGGACAGGTCCCGACGACCGCGAAGACGCTGAATTGA